TCTCTATCTCCGGATTCTTGTTGTCATAGACCGCTCTGAGTTTGCCCATGAACTTGATATTTTCGATCTCTCCATCATCATTGTACTCCACATAGTAGAACGCATACTTAGACACCTTGTTGTCATTCGTAAACGCTTCCTCTGTGCCAATGCTGTTGTACTTTGTAACATCTGTTGATGTTGGAAGTTTTTCCTCCGGATCATCACCAGTATATGACTTATACACGATCTTGCTCAGATCCACATCATCAACCGGCTTGCTCGCAAATTTATACTTCGTGATCTCTTTGGATCCAAAAAGCATATCCGTCTCATCGCCCTTGAGCAGATCAGTGATATCTACGGTCTTTATCTCTTCTTCCGCAAATAGATGCACTTTGGAATCTATCGCCACCAGGGTCAGGACCATAACCACTGACATTACAAGTGCTATAAGTCGATGAAGCAATGACTTATTATGTAATATCTTTTTCATACCTTCTCCCTCCTATATACTCTCATCTGTATGAACGATCACAACGTTCTTGACCATCTTAAGCATACTATTTTCTCCCTGACTGAGTCTTCCCGTAAAATCTGACTGTCCGGTCAGCACGCTGGTCGCCTCAGTATCATCATTTCTAAGGACATCGGTTGCATCATCGTCATCGGCTCTGAGCACATCCGTTGCTGCCTCGTCGTCATTGGCTCTGAGTACGTCCGTTGCTGCCTCGTCGTCATCGGCTCTGAGCACATCCGTTGCCTCTTCGCCGTCGTCTTCTGCTCTGAGCACATCCGTTGCCTCTTCGCTGTCGTCATCGGCTCTGAGCACATCTGTTGCCTCTTCGCCGTCGTCTTCTGCTCTGAGCACATCTGTTGCCTCTTCGCTGTCCTCATCGGCTCTGAGCACATCTGTTGCCTCCTCGCTGTCCTCATTCTCCATTAGTACATCCGTTGCCTCCTCATCGGAGTACATGTTCCTTGCCAGCTCCTGCATATCCTCATGGAGAATATCTGTAGCCTCCTCATGTATAGACTTCAGATAATCTTCGTTTTTCTTTTTATTCTTTATATCTGCAACCGCCTTCTCGTAATTTGCTCTTCCCTTTTCAGCTCTCTTACTCGATTCAGATGACTGAACATCTCGCACAGAAATCTTCGTTGTATGGTTCTTTATCGCTTCCTTCTTGGAAATTCCAACACCCTGTACACTTTCATAGCCTTTCTCCCTGATCTCCTCGATCTTCTTTCTGGCAGTTGAGCCTGTCACATCTCCGATCGCTTTCGGTATCTTCAGTGTAAAGAATAATACGATTGCCGTAACGGCAAATATGACTGCAAGTGCAAGGCCGCCATATAGCATTATGTTGTAAATTGTTGCCATATCTTTTCCCCCTCTACTTGCCTGTCTTACTTCCGGTTCCTGAAACTATAGCCTCTATAACCGGTTTGTGTATCAACGTGTTCCACTGTGGCTTCTTTCCATCCGCCAGCATGCTTATCCTGCTGCCACTATTGTATACCGAAATAACTGTATTCCTTGCGCTCTTATCCCATGTATCAGGAGCGCTTCCATACAGATCCGTGTATCTGTTATACAGATATGTAAGATGACTCGTGTAGAGATCTGCCGAGTAATCATCAACACCCAGCATCTGCTCTGCCGAAAGGTATACATTCTCTGCAAGTTCATAGTTTTTGTCGTCACCACTGATGTCGCCCATGCTCACATATATCTCAGCTTTTTTTCTGGAATACTCTGCGTACACATTCTTTGTCTTCTCGGTGACAGCATCTCCGTTCATATCTAATCCTGACAGATATGAATCAATGCTGTTTATAGCCTCTCTGTAATAAGCTACCTGTTCAACAGGATCGCTCTCCTTCTCTGCAAGATATGTGTAGACTGAACACAGGATCGCTGAGTACTGACCGCTGTAATAGTTAACTCCTCTCTCCTCTGGGAACTCCTTTGAGAGGACAGTTGCGTTGTCGTTCAGCTTGTCGCTCGCCTCCTGCAACAGTTCTATCGTTCTGTTCGCAAGCTCCTCATCGCTTGAAAGCTTATCTACATATATAGTTGCTATATTAAGGTAATTGACATATTTGTATGTATTTGTATCGTCTATGTTGTCGCTGTTGTACTGCTGAAAGTCAAATACTTCCTGCTTACTGTCATTGAAATCGGCTGTCTTGTTTATCTTGTTATCGCATATAGCCTCATAGTATTTTGCCTGTTTTACATCATTTGCAAAGTTTTCCGTATCTCCTACCATATTAAAGTACTTTCTCGCAGCACTATAATCCGGTACCTCATTAAAATACAGAAGGGCTATCTCATATTTGACATCATCCTTTACCTTGTCAATGTTCCTCAAGGCAAACTTGATTCCCTTTTCCGCCGGTGTCTCTGTACCCGTTCCTGTAGCCACATCCTCATCCGTGTAATAGTAGGCATATGTGTCCATATATCCTATATACGCCTCTGATGCTGTAGGATCAATGTCCACAGCCGCTTTATAACATTCAAATGCCTTGTTGTAGTCGCTCGAATCGACCGCGTCCTCTGCTTCCGCTATCTTGTTGTTATAATCCTGCTCCTTCAGCTGTCCCTTCTTGACTCCGCCAAATATCGCACAACATCCGGACAATATAGAAAGTCCCGCCATCGTTGCAAATACTGCAACTTTTCTCTTTGCCTTTGCCTTGAATTCGTTGTCAAGCTCATTGTAATGATCCAGCGCATACAAAAGCTCTGAACACGACTGATATCTGTCCTCCGGGCTAGGCTGACAGCATTTTATTATTATCTGCTCAAATCCTGACGAGAGCGTTGGATTCCACTGTCTGATAGGTTTTATCTCATATGGAGGCTCACATGGATTCTTACCCGTTACCAAATGATACAACGTAGCACCCAGATTATATATATCGGTTCTTGCATCCGTATTGTATATACCTCGTCCCTGGGAATCTCCGAACTGCTCAGGTGCTGCATATCCTCTGGTTCCAAGAGCTGTGGTATCAGCATTGTTCTCAACGATATATTCCTTTGCCGTTCCAAAGTCTATAAGCTTTACCGAACCATCAGGTTTAAGCATTACATTTGACGGTTTCATATCCCTGTATATTATAGGTGGATTCATGGAATGAAGATAATCCAGTGCACTCGCTAGGGCTCTGCCCCACTCTATGACCTTGTTCTGATCCTGTGCGCCCTCAGCCTTGAGCACATCGCTGAGAGGTTTTCCCTCGACAAAATCCATCACTACATATATCGTACCGTTTTCGTTTATAATATCGACGATACGCGGAAGAACCGGATGGTCGACATCTTTGAGTATGTTGGCCTCCCTCTCCAGACTTTTCAAGAGAGTTGCCGTACTTTTGGAGCCGTCATTTTTAATCTCCTTGACTGCCCACTGCTTATTAAGTCGGTTATCCATAGCGAGATAGACTATCGACATTCCGCCCTGTCCGACTTTTTTTAGTATTTCGTATTTCCCATCTAATACTGTTCCTAATTCTGTCATCTTATCTCCCCATTATTCCGTTTTAATAAGAACCACTGTGATATTGTCTGTTTCTTTTCTGTACTTAACCAGCTCTGTGAGGAACTTACATCCGTCCTCCATCTCTGCCTCTGTTCCACATGCTGCCGGCCCGATCTTACTCATTATCTCATCGTTTGAGATCTTATGTCTGAATCCGTCTGAACAGATCATGTATGTTGCACCCGCCTGGATATCTCCAGCCACAAAGTCCGGCTCAACAACCGGCGATGCACCTATGCACTGGAGAAGAACGCTTCTTCGGCTATCCGTCTCTGCCTGCTCCGGTGTAAGCCTACCAGCTGCTATCTCCCTTGCAACCAGAGTCTGGTCAGCTGTGAGCTGCTGCACGGTCGAGCTCATCTGATATATACGGCTGTCTCCCACATGTACTATGTAATATCTGCCTCTGTACATCAGGATTGCCGATATTGTTGTTCCAAGCATTATTCCATTCTGTTCACCATATGCCTTTATCTTCTCATTCATGTCCACGGCAAGGTGAAGCCACTGATATTTCAATGCTCCCTCACTGAAGCTCTCATTTTTTACCATCTCGGCGAACTGCTGGTCAAACCAATTGCAAAACGCACATATAACTTCTTTGCTGGCGACCTCCCCTTTTGCCAGTCCTCCCATACCGTCACATACAAGTGAGAACAAGGCCTGTCCGTCCGGTGTCTCTGCAATCTTTATTGCAAGCGAATCCTGATTGGTCTTTTTCTTGATTCCCACATCTGTATTGTATACTGCACTAAATCTCATCACAGCTCTCCTTCCAAATATACATTCTAATTATTGGTGACAAGACTATCTTATATGATATACAAATTCTTCATTGCCCAATAAAACAACTACACCATTTGTAAGGAATCTCTTTTCCCCTTCATTTAATCTTTGTCCGTTTATATATGTTCCGTTCGTTGAGTTGTTATCACTGATAAAACATACTCCTCTGTCTTTGACTATCACACAATGTACTCTACTTATATCTGTGTTGTCAGAGATCGCATAATCTACTTCGGAAGCCTTACGTCCAATCTTGAATTCTGCCTTATCAATATTTATTCTCTCACCGGTCCTCATTCTGATGAAATATGGAGCAGGGCCTTCCTCAAACGGCATTCCCGTTGGCACTGCCGATGATACCGGTGTTCCGCCAAACTGATTATTCATCTCAGGCATCGGTGGCATCGGCGCTCCGCCAAATGGATTACCCATCTCTGGAATCGGTGCTCCGCTAAATGGATTGCCCATCTCTGGCATCGGCGGTACCGGTGCTCCACCAATCAGATTATCTGTAACTGGCTGCTCCGATGTCTCCTCTGTATTCTCATTCTCTTTATCTTCAGCTGCCCTGTCCTCTGGCGCCTGCTCAATCGGATTTTCCATCGGTGATACCGGTACTCCGCCAGATAGATTGCCCGTTGGTGGCACTGGTGCTCCACCAAATGGATTGCTCATCTCTGGCATCGACGGTATTGTGGCTTCGCCAAATGGCTTCTCCATCTTTGGCTGCTCCTGTATCTCCCTATCCTCTTCAGCGCCTTTATTCTCTTCGGCGCCTTTATTCTCTTCTACATCCTCTTTCTCAGCATCTTTAACCTCTGGCATCGTCTCAAACGGATTGCCCATCGGTGGCACTGGTGCTCCACCAAGCGGATTGCTCATTGGTGGTACATTTTCGTTCATCGGCATTCCGTTTGGTCCCATCGGCGGCATACCTCCATTCATCGGCATTCCGTTTGGTCCCATCGGCGGCACTCCTCCATTCATCGGCATTCCGTTTGGTCCCATCGGCGGCACTCCCCCATTCATCGGCATTCCGTTTGGTCCCATCGGCGGCATACCTCCATTCACCGGCATTCCATTTGGTCCCATCGGCGGCACTCCTCCGTTTATCGGCATTCCGTTTGGTCCCATCGGCGGCATACCTCCGTTCATCGGCATTCCGTTTGGTCCCATTGGCGGCATACCTCCATTCATCGGCATTCCGTTTGGTCCCATTGGCGGCATACCTCCATTCATCGGCATTCCGTTTGATCCCATCGGTGGCATACCTCCGTTCACCGGCATTCCGTTTGGTCCCATCGGTGGCATACCTCCGTTCACCGGCATTCCGTTTGGTCCCATCGGTGGCATACCTCCGTTCATTCTGGCATTATTTCTCATAACCCCAAGACGGCTTACCTTTGGAGACGGTACATCAGAACGGAGTATATGGCTGTTCCCGCTGGTTGCAAACGCATCATCTGCTACCTTTTTTCTTCCGGCAACAGGGACACTAGCGCCCATCTCCACAAAAAGATCGATCACTTTATTTTTCATGTCGGAACTTGAAAATGTTCCCGGCACATTAGTCAGGTTTATAAGTCTGGCAACATAATTATCACCGTCATTCTCCGAATATGTGGCGTCAACGATTATCGTCTTTATGAGGTTTCTAACCTCATTCATATCCGTGGCTTCTTTATTCACTGGAGCAACGATAAATCCCACATCATAAGTCTCTGGTGAAACGAAAATATGCTGAATATCCTTTGCCACAAAACTCAGAGAAACCATTCCCTTTCCAAACGACTCAAGCCCATCTAACACATTGTAAATCACTGTAAGCATCTCTTTCTTGCCGACAGTAGACCTGAGAATCTCTGGCAAAGGCTTCATATGATCTATATCATACTCAAACACTCTCACCCCACCATTTTCCTGCATATTACAAAGTATCATCTGTGGAAACTGTCCGCTCCTGCTCATATCGTAAACCTTGGCATCGACGACATCGTCAACGTCCAGGCAATAATTTACTTTATATGTATCCCCCATAGGTACTACAGTTATCTTCTCTCTATTCATTCTATTTTTACCCCCTTTAGTAAACACCAAAAGCAGGTATTACTACCTGCTCTTTTCCCACCTCTGTGGGCTGTGTATATTAACTTAATTTGAAAATGAAATCCTCACCGCCGATACTTATCATGGCATCATTTGAAAGCTTCATCTCACCATTATCATCAAGTCTCTGTCCGTTCAGATATGTACCATTGGTCGTCTTGTTATCCTTCAGGTAACATCCATCCTCTCTCTGGTAGATTATAATGTGAACCTTGCTTATCGCACCGTTACCGCCAACATGATAATCAACTCCACGACCAGCCTTGCCTATCTTGAATACGGCCTTATTGATCATAACCCTCTCGCCAGTGTTGACTCTGACTATATAAGGCATAGCCTTAGGAACTCCCTTTGAAACTGCTGCAGCAACCTCTGAGTCGCTATCCTTTACGACATTCATTCCGCCCGTAAGCTCAACTGTGCTACCAGTTCCCTTCTTCTCCTCGGTCTCCACCTTTGATGTGACAGGATCCATATTAGTCTCAGGTTCAACTGCCTCACCATTCATATACTGAGGAGCTGTTATCTGCTCAGTAGGATTGTCTATTCTGCTTTCCTCCGCATCGACAACCGCCTTCTGAATTATCTTAGCTCTGTTTATCTTGATATTCTTGACCACTGGTGGATTGTCCATGACCTCATCCGTGGATATCAGAACAGGTATCTGTTCCTCCTGCCGCTCAAGTTCAACTTCCATGACTCCATCTGTGGTCTGAGCAACCTCTGTCAGACTAGACTGTGTTTTCGGCTCCTGTGGCTCCGGCACCTCCACATCAGATGTAAGTGCCTCTGTATAATCTGAATCGTCATCAACGTTCTCCGTCTCAAGATCATCAAATACACTGTCGTCAAACACTGACATATCTATGCCATCTGATACCGACTTCCCCTCTTCCTGCTTCTCTGAATCATCAAAGGTCAGATCCTTAAACAGACTGTCAACATCTGCTACTGTGTCATCCTCTTCCTCTGAGTCATCATCCTCACCAAATGACACATCCTTGTACTCAGGCAGATCATCCATGCTTGTATCAGGCGATGTGTCGACTGTAGACTGTGATACAGATATATCACCATCTATATCTAAAAACTTTTCTTCAACCTGCATACCTGCAGATTCCATAAGTTCTGTAAGCTGTGAATAAAAATTTCTCACGGTAAACTTATCTGTATTTAAAAGATTCAGCAGTCTTGCAACATAGTTGCAGTCTTCACTATCGTCATACTTTACGCTTGTAAGTATATCCTTTACAAATGTTCTAAATTCTGCATTTATATTTGCATCGGCTTCAACTGGAACACAAAGCATTCCGACATCATATGTAACAGGATTAACATACGTAAATCCTTTATGTAATATGACATAAGAAGCAGGGATTCCAAGATCACGAAGATTGACTATTCCTGAAGCTACCCCCCTGACTATCCCCAATATCTTCTCGGCATTTACTGTATTAGAAAGGAGTGCGTCTACCGTTGTCCTGCCTGTAACATTATATGTAAGATAATCATTCTCATCATCCTCTTCATAAATGATATCTATGAGTTCTGGAATCTTGTTCTCCTCCAGATAATCCAGCAATTCTTCATCAAACTCACAATCATCATTAAGAATATATGACAAATATTTCTCAGAGCCGATATTTCTTACTTTGAAACTTACTTTTCTCATCAAATATTCCTCCTATCGCACCTCCAAAAGCGCATAACTCGATGCATAAAAACCCAAAAGGGTACATACTCTTTTATTATATATAATAAACTTATATATCGCAAGCAGTTTATACCCTTTTGGAAAAATAACGACTATATTTTATTGTATATTTTCTTGCTTCTACACTCTTTGGAAACTACTCTCCATCACCCTCACTCTCTTTCTCAGCCTTTGCAGCGTCCGCCTTCTCTATATCAGCAAGATGTCCCTCATAAGTTTCATTGAATATACATGCGCCCTCACTCTCATCTGAAGTCAGATAGTAGAGATAATTGTGATGTTCCGCGTTAAGAACCCCTTCTATTGAAGTCTGTCCAGGATTACATATTGGGCCTACCGGAAGTCCCGTATACTTATAAGTATTATATGGTGAGTCAACCTCAAGATCATCATACGACAGTTCAGCCTTATCGTACTGTCCATCAGTAACAACATAGAGTACTGACGGATCCACCTGAAGCGGCATATCCTGATTAAGTCGGTTGAGGAATACTCCAGCAACCTTCGGTCTGTCTGAATCAAGTTTGCACTCTTTTTCAACGATTGATGCCATTGTGAGAACTTCAAAGTCTGTAAAGCCCATATCCTCGGCTTTCTTCTTGTACTCATCTGTATATATACTGTTAAACTTATCTATCATATCCTGTATGAGATCCTTGGCTGTCATATTCTCGTATATATCGTATGTAGCAGGAAACAGAAATCCCTGAAGAGCGTATTTAACTTCTGTCGATGGTATTTCAAATGGGTATTCAAAGTCTCCTGATCTGCACTCAGTAAGGAACTCATCCGCAGTACAAAAACCCTTTTCCTCACATCTATCAGCTATCTGTTCAACCGTAAATCCCTCCGGTACAGTGATTGTATACAACACCTCTCTGGTAGACTCTACATAACAAAGAGTTTTTATCATATCCAATGTCGACATACTTGAATTAAGCGTATATGTTCCTGGCTGCAGGCTTCCACTATACTGGGAACCTG
This sequence is a window from Coprococcus eutactus. Protein-coding genes within it:
- the mltG gene encoding endolytic transglycosylase MltG, translating into MDWRNIVRPIIIIAIAVCVVVVGVHKIKDTYTGFMREYEGTEGGEVGENIEITIPEDTTVKEAAGMLKEAGLIKYKLAFQLRMTGSQYSGSLQPGTYTLNSSMSTLDMIKTLCYVESTREVLYTITVPEGFTVEQIADRCEEKGFCTADEFLTECRSGDFEYPFEIPSTEVKYALQGFLFPATYDIYENMTAKDLIQDMIDKFNSIYTDEYKKKAEDMGFTDFEVLTMASIVEKECKLDSDRPKVAGVFLNRLNQDMPLQVDPSVLYVVTDGQYDKAELSYDDLEVDSPYNTYKYTGLPVGPICNPGQTSIEGVLNAEHHNYLYYLTSDESEGACIFNETYEGHLADIEKADAAKAEKESEGDGE
- a CDS encoding FHA domain-containing protein, whose translation is MNREKITVVPMGDTYKVNYCLDVDDVVDAKVYDMSRSGQFPQMILCNMQENGGVRVFEYDIDHMKPLPEILRSTVGKKEMLTVIYNVLDGLESFGKGMVSLSFVAKDIQHIFVSPETYDVGFIVAPVNKEATDMNEVRNLIKTIIVDATYSENDGDNYVARLINLTNVPGTFSSSDMKNKVIDLFVEMGASVPVAGRKKVADDAFATSGNSHILRSDVPSPKVSRLGVMRNNARMNGGMPPMGPNGMPVNGGMPPMGPNGMPVNGGMPPMGSNGMPMNGGMPPMGPNGMPMNGGMPPMGPNGMPMNGGMPPMGPNGMPINGGVPPMGPNGMPVNGGMPPMGPNGMPMNGGVPPMGPNGMPMNGGVPPMGPNGMPMNGGMPPMGPNGMPMNENVPPMSNPLGGAPVPPMGNPFETMPEVKDAEKEDVEENKGAEENKGAEEDREIQEQPKMEKPFGEATIPSMPEMSNPFGGAPVPPTGNLSGGVPVSPMENPIEQAPEDRAAEDKENENTEETSEQPVTDNLIGGAPVPPMPEMGNPFSGAPIPEMGNPFGGAPMPPMPEMNNQFGGTPVSSAVPTGMPFEEGPAPYFIRMRTGERINIDKAEFKIGRKASEVDYAISDNTDISRVHCVIVKDRGVCFISDNNSTNGTYINGQRLNEGEKRFLTNGVVVLLGNEEFVYHIR
- a CDS encoding PP2C family protein-serine/threonine phosphatase encodes the protein MRFSAVYNTDVGIKKKTNQDSLAIKIAETPDGQALFSLVCDGMGGLAKGEVASKEVICAFCNWFDQQFAEMVKNESFSEGALKYQWLHLAVDMNEKIKAYGEQNGIMLGTTISAILMYRGRYYIVHVGDSRIYQMSSTVQQLTADQTLVAREIAAGRLTPEQAETDSRRSVLLQCIGASPVVEPDFVAGDIQAGATYMICSDGFRHKISNDEIMSKIGPAACGTEAEMEDGCKFLTELVKYRKETDNITVVLIKTE
- a CDS encoding DUF6382 domain-containing protein, giving the protein MRKVSFKVRNIGSEKYLSYILNDDCEFDEELLDYLEENKIPELIDIIYEEDDENDYLTYNVTGRTTVDALLSNTVNAEKILGIVRGVASGIVNLRDLGIPASYVILHKGFTYVNPVTYDVGMLCVPVEADANINAEFRTFVKDILTSVKYDDSEDCNYVARLLNLLNTDKFTVRNFYSQLTELMESAGMQVEEKFLDIDGDISVSQSTVDTSPDTSMDDLPEYKDVSFGEDDDSEEEDDTVADVDSLFKDLTFDDSEKQEEGKSVSDGIDMSVFDDSVFDDLETENVDDDSDYTEALTSDVEVPEPQEPKTQSSLTEVAQTTDGVMEVELERQEEQIPVLISTDEVMDNPPVVKNIKINRAKIIQKAVVDAEESRIDNPTEQITAPQYMNGEAVEPETNMDPVTSKVETEEKKGTGSTVELTGGMNVVKDSDSEVAAAVSKGVPKAMPYIVRVNTGERVMINKAVFKIGKAGRGVDYHVGGNGAISKVHIIIYQREDGCYLKDNKTTNGTYLNGQRLDDNGEMKLSNDAMISIGGEDFIFKLS
- a CDS encoding serine/threonine protein kinase, with the translated sequence MTELGTVLDGKYEILKKVGQGGMSIVYLAMDNRLNKQWAVKEIKNDGSKSTATLLKSLEREANILKDVDHPVLPRIVDIINENGTIYVVMDFVEGKPLSDVLKAEGAQDQNKVIEWGRALASALDYLHSMNPPIIYRDMKPSNVMLKPDGSVKLIDFGTAKEYIVENNADTTALGTRGYAAPEQFGDSQGRGIYNTDARTDIYNLGATLYHLVTGKNPCEPPYEIKPIRQWNPTLSSGFEQIIIKCCQPSPEDRYQSCSELLYALDHYNELDNEFKAKAKRKVAVFATMAGLSILSGCCAIFGGVKKGQLKEQDYNNKIAEAEDAVDSSDYNKAFECYKAAVDIDPTASEAYIGYMDTYAYYYTDEDVATGTGTETPAEKGIKFALRNIDKVKDDVKYEIALLYFNEVPDYSAARKYFNMVGDTENFANDVKQAKYYEAICDNKINKTADFNDSKQEVFDFQQYNSDNIDDTNTYKYVNYLNIATIYVDKLSSDEELANRTIELLQEASDKLNDNATVLSKEFPEERGVNYYSGQYSAILCSVYTYLAEKESDPVEQVAYYREAINSIDSYLSGLDMNGDAVTEKTKNVYAEYSRKKAEIYVSMGDISGDDKNYELAENVYLSAEQMLGVDDYSADLYTSHLTYLYNRYTDLYGSAPDTWDKSARNTVISVYNSGSRISMLADGKKPQWNTLIHKPVIEAIVSGTGSKTGK